In one Musa acuminata AAA Group cultivar baxijiao chromosome BXJ2-5, Cavendish_Baxijiao_AAA, whole genome shotgun sequence genomic region, the following are encoded:
- the LOC135612330 gene encoding PH, RCC1 and FYVE domains-containing protein 1-like isoform X1 gives MSEMAENFGRRTPSVREVEQAITALKKGAHLLKCGRRGKPKFCPFRLSTDEKSLIWYSGEKEKHLNLNSVSKLVPGQQTANFLRQNQADKKIQSFSLVYENGQRSLDLICKDKEQAESWCLGLTALVSTSHQPRSLAHVRSSRWAHSCVNSPAKYAATNHRLGILQGSAKLAKVHSLYGSPARSVLDKHLSDRMLGSSDEFYSPRQRTLSDIQSYLDKILPRLPHVVSYGDEDKIESNLSKGQRMHPASKLSSSDHESPKLYINDGLKDVFIWGKGVGGVLGGGIDSSLPRLLDSTRALDVRNVSCGENHAALVTKQGEVFCWGLENGGRLGHKVNMDVPCPKLVESLTGICIQKVVCGAQCTFAIAHSGELYVWGDSNHGLGLSGDRGNRSQWFPHTISGPLDDICISRVACGEWHTAIVSSSGQLFTYGDGTFGVLGHGNVQSLSRPKEVESLKGLRVKSVACGPWHTAAVVEIMVGRVKGNTPGGKLFTWGDNDKGRLGHADKDRKLTPTCVASLVDCDFVQVTCGTTLTVALTVTGIVFTMGSSANGQLGNPQAEDVSITRVEGLLKTEYVKEISAGSFHVTVLTTKGKVYAWGRGGNGQLGLGDNKDRNSPTPVESLEDRHVESIACGSNFTVITCLHKFISSKDQSICTGCRMVFGFARKKHNCYNCGFMFCHHCSSKKAMNAALAPSRCKRYRVCNSCFTQLQKISDTRMNTETSTPRPLLLTTEVAIKREHSFIAGERSFQHKLLSFEETKPVEVDAESIREKRHNQHLSSPLITIRRWGHVPRPLQFLEHAKENSLKVVPISGQENSDIMLPKASSLRKDLDSVDKVLREELLRLQTEAMSLTQKCQSRSQKLQQCKRKIEETWLLAKDEAEKCKAANAVIKILTSQMNALTEKISSRRQTSRSTMEAVSTCHETKFPVPEGEKLVSSSRHQNKDVNESIKHQTCTSSSNDAPLAATSAKDCKPKESKDEWVEQVEVGVYITFITLPNGQKGLKRVRFSRKHFSEKEAEKWWEENQRKVYLKYNIQRIITPSTSKIGN, from the exons ATGAGTGAAATGGctgaaaattttggaagaagaaCCCCCTCCGTCAGAGAAGTTGAACAG GCCATTACAGCTTTGAAGAAGGGTGCACATCTTCTCAAGTGTGGGAGGAGAGGGAAGCCTAAATTCTGTCCTTTCAGGCTCTCAACA GATGAGAAAAGTTTAATTTGGTATTCTGGAGAGAaggaaaaacacttgaatttaaaTTCTGTCTCCAAATTAGTCCCCGGACAGCAAACT GCAAACTTTCTGCGTCAGAATCAGGCAGATAAAAAGATTCAGTCATTTTCACTTGTATACGAAAATGGTCAACGTTCACTCGACTTG ATATGCAAAGACAAAGAACAAGCTGAATCTTGGTGCCTAGGTTTGACGGCCTTGGTATCAACATCTCATCAACCAAGATCTTTGGCTCATGTGAGAAGCAGCAGATGGGCACACAGTTGTGTGAATAGCCCTGCTAAGTATGCTGCCACAAATCATAGACTAGGTATACTCCAGGGTTCAGCTAAATTAGCAAAG GTGCACAGTTTATATGGTAGTCCTGCTCGATCTGTGCTGGATAAGCATTTGTCAGATAGAATGCTGGGCTCATCTGATGAATTCTACTCTCCTAGACAAAGAACATTATCGGATATACAATCTTATTTGGATAAGATATTACCTCGCCTGCCCCATGTGGTCTCCTACGGTGATGAGGATAAGATAGAATCTAACTTGAGTAAGGGACAGAGAATGCATCCAGCCTCTAAGCTCAGCTCATCCGATCATGAATCTCCCAAGTTATATATCAATGATGGTTTAAAAGATGTCTTCATCTGGGGCAAAGGAGTAGGAGGTGTATTAGGTGGTGGTATTGATTCTTCACTTCCCAGGCTATTGGATTCGACCAGAGCACTTGACGTGCGGAACGTATCCTGTGGTGAGAATCATGCTGCTTTAGTTACTAAACAGGGTGAAGTCTTCTGTTGGGGTTTGGAAAATGGTGGAAGATTGGGACATAAGGTCAACATGGATGTTCCTTGTCCTAAACTTGTTGAGTCTCTTACCGGTATCTGTATACAGAAAGTTGTTTGCGGGGCACAGTGCACTTTTGCTATTGCACATTCTGGTGAACTTTATGTGTGGGGTGACAGCAACCATGGCCTTGGGCTTTCTGGTGATAGGGGCAACAGGAGCCAGTGGTTTCCCCACACAATCTCTGGTCCTTTAGATGATATATGTATATCAAGGGTAGCATGTGGCGAGTGGCACACAGCTATAGTTTCTTCCTCTGGGCAGTTGTTCACATATGGGGATGGAACATTTGGTGTTCTTGGTCATGGCAATGTGCAGAGTCTCTCTCGACCGAAAGAGGTCGAGTCCTTGAAAGGGTTACGAGTCAAGTCAGTTGCATGTGGACCATGGCACACTGCTGCTGTTGTGGAAATCATGGTCGGTCGTGTTAAAGGCAATACTCCTGGTGGTAAGTTATTTACTTGGGGCGACAACGATAAAGGGAGACTCGGTCATGCAGATAAGGACAGGAAGCTTACACCAACTTGCGTTGCTTCACTTGTGGATTGTGATTTTGTTCAAGTGACCTGTGGAACTACGTTAACTGTTGCACTTACAGTTACTGGCATAGTCTTTACCATGGGAAGTTCTGCTAATGGGCAGTTAGGAAATCCTCAAGCTGAGGATGTTTCGATAACAAGGGTTGAAGGGTTGCTTAAAACGGAGTATGTTAAGGAGATATCTGCAGGTTCTTTTCATGTGACGGTGTTGACAACAAAGGGAAAAGTGTATGCTTGGGGAAGGGGTGGAAATGGACAACTTGGATTAGGTGACAATAAAGACAGAAACTCTCCGACTCCAGTGGAGTCCTTGGAAGATAGGCATGTTGAAAGTATAGCATGTGGTTCCAATTTCACAGTCATAACTTGTTTGCATAAATTTATCTCAAGCAAGGACCAATCGATATGCACAGGATGCAGAATGGTTTTTGGGTTTGCAAGGAAGAAGCATAATTGCTACAATTGTGGTTTTATGTTCTGCCACCACTGTAGCAGCAAGAAGGCCATGAATGCAGCTTTAGCACCTAGTAGGTGCAAGCGATATCGTGTTTGCAATTCGTGCTTCACTCAGCTGCAAAAGATTTCAGATACCCGAATGAACACAGAAACTTCAACCCCTAGACCATTGCTACTGACAACCGAGGTAGCAATAAAGAGAGAACATTCATTCATTGCTGGAGAAAGATCATTTCAGCATAAATTATTGTCTTTTGAGGAAACTAAACCAGTGGAAGTAGATGCAGAGTCTATACGAGAAAAAAGGCATAATCAACATTTGAGCTCACCATTGATAACAATTCGAAGATGGGGACATGTGCCTCGGCCCTTGCAGTTCCTTGAACATGCTAAAGAGAACTCCTTGAAGGTGGTCCCTATATCTGGACAAGAAAATTCTGATATTATGCTACCCAAAGCTAGCAGCTTAAGAAAAGATTTAGATAGTGTTGATAAGGTACTCAGAGAAGAACTATTGCGACTGCAAACTGAG GCAATGTCCCTCACTCAAAAATGCCAAAGTAGAAGTCAGAAGCTCCAACAGTGTAAACGCAAAATAGAGGAAACCTGGCTGCTGGCAAAGGATGAAGCTGAAAAGTGCAAGGCGGCAAATGCTGTAATTAAGATTCTAACGAGCCAG ATGAATGCTTTAACAGAGAAGATTTCATCAAGAAGACAAACAAGTAGATCCACCATGGAGGCCGTCAGCACATGTCACGAAACAAAGTTTCCGGTGCCTGAAGGTGAAAAGTTGGTATCTAGTAGCCGTCATCAGAATAAAGATGTAAATGAAAGCATCAAGCATCAGACTTGCACAAGCTCATCCAATGATGCACCATTAGCTGCGACGAGTGCAAAAGACTGCAAACCTAAGGAATCAAAGGATGAATGGGTTGAGCAAGTCGAAGTTGGTGTATATATTACCTTCATTACTTTGCCAAATGGCCAGAAGGGCCTCAAGCGTGTGAGGTTTAG TCGGAAGCATTTTAGCGAGAAGGAAGCCGAGAAATGGTGGGAGGAGAATCAGAGGAAAGTATATTTAAAGTACAACATCCAAAGGATCATTACACCATCTACAAGTAAAATAGGCAATTAA
- the LOC135612330 gene encoding PH, RCC1 and FYVE domains-containing protein 1-like isoform X2, which translates to MLGSSDEFYSPRQRTLSDIQSYLDKILPRLPHVVSYGDEDKIESNLSKGQRMHPASKLSSSDHESPKLYINDGLKDVFIWGKGVGGVLGGGIDSSLPRLLDSTRALDVRNVSCGENHAALVTKQGEVFCWGLENGGRLGHKVNMDVPCPKLVESLTGICIQKVVCGAQCTFAIAHSGELYVWGDSNHGLGLSGDRGNRSQWFPHTISGPLDDICISRVACGEWHTAIVSSSGQLFTYGDGTFGVLGHGNVQSLSRPKEVESLKGLRVKSVACGPWHTAAVVEIMVGRVKGNTPGGKLFTWGDNDKGRLGHADKDRKLTPTCVASLVDCDFVQVTCGTTLTVALTVTGIVFTMGSSANGQLGNPQAEDVSITRVEGLLKTEYVKEISAGSFHVTVLTTKGKVYAWGRGGNGQLGLGDNKDRNSPTPVESLEDRHVESIACGSNFTVITCLHKFISSKDQSICTGCRMVFGFARKKHNCYNCGFMFCHHCSSKKAMNAALAPSRCKRYRVCNSCFTQLQKISDTRMNTETSTPRPLLLTTEVAIKREHSFIAGERSFQHKLLSFEETKPVEVDAESIREKRHNQHLSSPLITIRRWGHVPRPLQFLEHAKENSLKVVPISGQENSDIMLPKASSLRKDLDSVDKVLREELLRLQTEAMSLTQKCQSRSQKLQQCKRKIEETWLLAKDEAEKCKAANAVIKILTSQMNALTEKISSRRQTSRSTMEAVSTCHETKFPVPEGEKLVSSSRHQNKDVNESIKHQTCTSSSNDAPLAATSAKDCKPKESKDEWVEQVEVGVYITFITLPNGQKGLKRVRFSRKHFSEKEAEKWWEENQRKVYLKYNIQRIITPSTSKIGN; encoded by the exons ATGCTGGGCTCATCTGATGAATTCTACTCTCCTAGACAAAGAACATTATCGGATATACAATCTTATTTGGATAAGATATTACCTCGCCTGCCCCATGTGGTCTCCTACGGTGATGAGGATAAGATAGAATCTAACTTGAGTAAGGGACAGAGAATGCATCCAGCCTCTAAGCTCAGCTCATCCGATCATGAATCTCCCAAGTTATATATCAATGATGGTTTAAAAGATGTCTTCATCTGGGGCAAAGGAGTAGGAGGTGTATTAGGTGGTGGTATTGATTCTTCACTTCCCAGGCTATTGGATTCGACCAGAGCACTTGACGTGCGGAACGTATCCTGTGGTGAGAATCATGCTGCTTTAGTTACTAAACAGGGTGAAGTCTTCTGTTGGGGTTTGGAAAATGGTGGAAGATTGGGACATAAGGTCAACATGGATGTTCCTTGTCCTAAACTTGTTGAGTCTCTTACCGGTATCTGTATACAGAAAGTTGTTTGCGGGGCACAGTGCACTTTTGCTATTGCACATTCTGGTGAACTTTATGTGTGGGGTGACAGCAACCATGGCCTTGGGCTTTCTGGTGATAGGGGCAACAGGAGCCAGTGGTTTCCCCACACAATCTCTGGTCCTTTAGATGATATATGTATATCAAGGGTAGCATGTGGCGAGTGGCACACAGCTATAGTTTCTTCCTCTGGGCAGTTGTTCACATATGGGGATGGAACATTTGGTGTTCTTGGTCATGGCAATGTGCAGAGTCTCTCTCGACCGAAAGAGGTCGAGTCCTTGAAAGGGTTACGAGTCAAGTCAGTTGCATGTGGACCATGGCACACTGCTGCTGTTGTGGAAATCATGGTCGGTCGTGTTAAAGGCAATACTCCTGGTGGTAAGTTATTTACTTGGGGCGACAACGATAAAGGGAGACTCGGTCATGCAGATAAGGACAGGAAGCTTACACCAACTTGCGTTGCTTCACTTGTGGATTGTGATTTTGTTCAAGTGACCTGTGGAACTACGTTAACTGTTGCACTTACAGTTACTGGCATAGTCTTTACCATGGGAAGTTCTGCTAATGGGCAGTTAGGAAATCCTCAAGCTGAGGATGTTTCGATAACAAGGGTTGAAGGGTTGCTTAAAACGGAGTATGTTAAGGAGATATCTGCAGGTTCTTTTCATGTGACGGTGTTGACAACAAAGGGAAAAGTGTATGCTTGGGGAAGGGGTGGAAATGGACAACTTGGATTAGGTGACAATAAAGACAGAAACTCTCCGACTCCAGTGGAGTCCTTGGAAGATAGGCATGTTGAAAGTATAGCATGTGGTTCCAATTTCACAGTCATAACTTGTTTGCATAAATTTATCTCAAGCAAGGACCAATCGATATGCACAGGATGCAGAATGGTTTTTGGGTTTGCAAGGAAGAAGCATAATTGCTACAATTGTGGTTTTATGTTCTGCCACCACTGTAGCAGCAAGAAGGCCATGAATGCAGCTTTAGCACCTAGTAGGTGCAAGCGATATCGTGTTTGCAATTCGTGCTTCACTCAGCTGCAAAAGATTTCAGATACCCGAATGAACACAGAAACTTCAACCCCTAGACCATTGCTACTGACAACCGAGGTAGCAATAAAGAGAGAACATTCATTCATTGCTGGAGAAAGATCATTTCAGCATAAATTATTGTCTTTTGAGGAAACTAAACCAGTGGAAGTAGATGCAGAGTCTATACGAGAAAAAAGGCATAATCAACATTTGAGCTCACCATTGATAACAATTCGAAGATGGGGACATGTGCCTCGGCCCTTGCAGTTCCTTGAACATGCTAAAGAGAACTCCTTGAAGGTGGTCCCTATATCTGGACAAGAAAATTCTGATATTATGCTACCCAAAGCTAGCAGCTTAAGAAAAGATTTAGATAGTGTTGATAAGGTACTCAGAGAAGAACTATTGCGACTGCAAACTGAG GCAATGTCCCTCACTCAAAAATGCCAAAGTAGAAGTCAGAAGCTCCAACAGTGTAAACGCAAAATAGAGGAAACCTGGCTGCTGGCAAAGGATGAAGCTGAAAAGTGCAAGGCGGCAAATGCTGTAATTAAGATTCTAACGAGCCAG ATGAATGCTTTAACAGAGAAGATTTCATCAAGAAGACAAACAAGTAGATCCACCATGGAGGCCGTCAGCACATGTCACGAAACAAAGTTTCCGGTGCCTGAAGGTGAAAAGTTGGTATCTAGTAGCCGTCATCAGAATAAAGATGTAAATGAAAGCATCAAGCATCAGACTTGCACAAGCTCATCCAATGATGCACCATTAGCTGCGACGAGTGCAAAAGACTGCAAACCTAAGGAATCAAAGGATGAATGGGTTGAGCAAGTCGAAGTTGGTGTATATATTACCTTCATTACTTTGCCAAATGGCCAGAAGGGCCTCAAGCGTGTGAGGTTTAG TCGGAAGCATTTTAGCGAGAAGGAAGCCGAGAAATGGTGGGAGGAGAATCAGAGGAAAGTATATTTAAAGTACAACATCCAAAGGATCATTACACCATCTACAAGTAAAATAGGCAATTAA